A genomic region of Trichothermofontia sichuanensis B231 contains the following coding sequences:
- a CDS encoding bifunctional nuclease family protein, whose translation MIEMKIAGIALDAVSRSPIVILKDDAERRALPIYIAHEQARAIINALENHVPPRPLTHDLLVNLLEAWDITLERVVIHSLQDNTFFAVLTVRQGDVKKDIDARPSDAMAIALRTGSPIWVSEEVILDASLPVDQEADEAEQQAFRDFVANLRPEDFKQYDRSSHRDS comes from the coding sequence ATGATCGAGATGAAAATTGCTGGCATTGCCTTAGATGCGGTATCCCGTAGTCCCATCGTGATCCTCAAGGATGATGCCGAGCGTCGGGCGTTGCCCATTTACATCGCTCATGAGCAGGCACGAGCGATTATCAATGCGCTGGAGAACCATGTTCCTCCCCGTCCCCTCACCCATGACCTGCTGGTCAACCTCCTGGAAGCTTGGGATATAACCCTGGAACGGGTGGTGATCCACTCCCTACAAGACAATACTTTTTTCGCAGTGCTGACGGTCCGCCAAGGTGACGTGAAAAAAGACATTGACGCCCGCCCCAGTGATGCGATGGCGATCGCCCTGCGGACGGGTAGCCCCATCTGGGTATCGGAGGAAGTCATCCTCGATGCCTCTCTCCCCGTGGATCAGGAGGCCGACGAGGCCGAACAACAGGCCTTCCGGGATTTTGTCGCTAACCTGCGCCCGGAAGACTTTAAGCAGTACGATCGCTCGAGTCACAGGGACTCATAG
- a CDS encoding NYN domain-containing protein, which yields MVRSSPPQAVLLVDGYNIIGTWPSLQALRDGQNLRSARQQLVNILINYSAFRGYETQLVFDAQYANGTQGRGGHSRHERMTHTLSVHYTKFGETADSYIEKSCSRFRQDMRRFEQRLIVATSDRAQQLTVVGYGAECMSAAQLAADVDLARQQQLSKQGQTRRSPNRLLANHLDPQVRQQLARLRRGDRC from the coding sequence ATGGTGCGATCTTCTCCCCCACAGGCAGTCCTGCTGGTGGATGGCTACAACATTATTGGCACATGGCCCAGCCTCCAGGCATTGCGAGATGGGCAAAATCTGCGATCGGCACGGCAACAGCTGGTCAATATCTTGATCAATTACTCTGCATTTCGGGGGTATGAAACCCAGTTGGTGTTTGATGCCCAATACGCTAATGGCACCCAGGGGCGTGGTGGACACTCGCGTCACGAGAGAATGACCCATACCCTATCGGTTCACTACACCAAATTCGGGGAAACCGCCGATTCCTACATTGAAAAGTCTTGCTCTCGCTTTCGCCAGGATATGCGCCGTTTTGAACAACGGCTGATTGTGGCCACGTCCGATCGCGCCCAACAGCTAACGGTGGTGGGCTACGGGGCCGAATGTATGTCTGCGGCACAACTGGCGGCTGATGTTGACCTAGCGCGCCAGCAACAACTGAGCAAGCAAGGGCAAACCCGCCGCTCCCCAAATCGCTTGCTGGCCAACCACCTAGATCCTCAGGTCCGTCAGCAATTGGCCCGTCTGCGCCGGGGCGATCGCTGCTAA
- a CDS encoding GAF domain-containing protein: MRSPDSKKPKLLVVDDEPDNLDLLYRTFRREYHVLRAESGPKALEILEQEGNVAVIISDQRMPMMSGTEFLSLTATKYPDTIRIILTGYTDVEDLVEAINAGRVFKYVTKPWDDQELKAVVKQAVDTHNVLRARTQELARTLRQESLLNALTNTIRSALDYRQILQTIVEAVGQSFDVDYCLLRPCQDNQLQAETFVYQRGQGQSAATTFATLEAAFLDPLPVPPNHAQLTIAEFPLQKTVWATREVQRIHNLEELEVVCQTALPLAGGDPVAYQQELRQIYEAMDIHASLLVPLICRQELMAVLGLHQCGQPRFWDEADVTLISTVADQAALALAQAQSYERVRALAQRESLVNTITTAIRSSLDPEQIFAAITQQLGEALQVDSCALSLWSEGDQFVRCVGLYTRESGSGGPGSGAKGGETPAPVHRISPLATGELGEVGIGYPQAEDERLMAINHRQLEERLSGKSGSSPVSSALPQSSVPIESNPALQQLLLHQEPVVIDDVQQHPEFQLPDMVPHPQTRSLLIVPLITDGKIIGSISLRQVETPRRWQPNEVELALAVATQAAIAVQQSRLYQRVAELNTYLTESVLRRFLPASLVKKAAVGELSLDLSPEPRLVTILFSDIVGFTRLAGRLKSRRVAALLNEYLEAMVEAIFANRGTVDKFLGDGILALFGAPEELPADEQVRCAIATARQMQVKLIALNERWVSQGIGSIQFRCGIHQGSVVVGMFGSAVRSDYTAIGPAVNIAARLQEAATPGTILVSARVAGYLDSSDLLQGHALHLKGVEQPFQAFTVRSYSQVSAQESSVRS; this comes from the coding sequence ATGAGGTCCCCAGACAGTAAAAAACCGAAGTTATTGGTTGTCGATGATGAGCCAGACAACCTGGATTTGCTGTACCGCACCTTCCGCCGCGAGTATCATGTTCTACGGGCAGAAAGTGGTCCCAAGGCACTGGAGATCTTAGAGCAAGAGGGCAACGTCGCAGTCATCATTTCTGACCAGCGGATGCCAATGATGAGTGGGACGGAGTTCCTCAGTCTGACGGCGACTAAATACCCGGATACAATTCGGATTATCCTCACCGGTTATACCGATGTGGAGGATCTGGTGGAGGCCATCAATGCGGGCCGGGTTTTTAAGTACGTCACCAAGCCTTGGGATGATCAGGAACTCAAGGCAGTGGTGAAGCAGGCGGTGGATACCCACAACGTCCTGCGTGCACGGACCCAAGAATTAGCCCGAACCCTGCGGCAGGAATCGCTGCTGAATGCGCTGACGAACACGATCCGTAGCGCTCTGGATTATCGCCAGATCCTCCAGACGATTGTCGAAGCGGTCGGACAATCCTTTGATGTGGATTACTGTTTACTGCGTCCCTGCCAGGATAACCAACTCCAGGCAGAGACTTTTGTGTATCAGCGAGGCCAAGGACAGTCAGCCGCGACTACATTTGCAACCCTGGAAGCAGCTTTCCTTGACCCCCTGCCCGTGCCGCCAAACCACGCCCAGCTAACGATCGCTGAATTCCCGCTACAGAAAACTGTATGGGCGACGCGGGAAGTCCAACGGATTCATAATCTGGAGGAACTAGAAGTGGTGTGCCAGACAGCGCTCCCGCTGGCGGGGGGGGATCCGGTCGCGTACCAGCAGGAGCTACGGCAGATCTATGAAGCAATGGATATTCATGCCAGTTTGCTGGTTCCCTTGATCTGTCGCCAAGAATTGATGGCGGTTTTAGGGCTACATCAGTGTGGTCAGCCGCGCTTTTGGGATGAGGCCGATGTCACGCTGATTAGCACGGTAGCGGATCAGGCTGCTTTGGCGTTGGCCCAGGCCCAATCCTACGAACGGGTGCGGGCACTGGCCCAGCGGGAATCCCTGGTCAATACCATTACGACCGCGATTCGCTCTAGCCTCGACCCTGAACAGATTTTTGCCGCCATTACCCAACAGTTGGGGGAAGCGCTTCAGGTGGATAGCTGTGCCCTTTCCCTATGGTCGGAAGGTGATCAGTTTGTCCGGTGTGTGGGGTTATATACGCGGGAGTCGGGGAGCGGTGGTCCTGGCTCAGGGGCTAAGGGAGGTGAGACACCTGCTCCGGTACATCGGATATCTCCCCTAGCGACGGGTGAACTGGGTGAAGTGGGGATCGGCTATCCGCAAGCGGAGGATGAGCGTTTGATGGCGATCAACCATCGGCAATTGGAGGAGCGGTTATCTGGCAAGTCTGGCTCCTCTCCCGTGTCTTCTGCTTTGCCCCAATCCAGTGTCCCGATCGAAAGCAATCCAGCTCTGCAGCAGTTGTTGCTGCACCAGGAACCGGTGGTGATCGATGATGTGCAGCAGCATCCGGAGTTCCAGTTGCCGGACATGGTGCCCCATCCCCAAACCCGATCGCTGTTGATTGTGCCCTTGATAACCGATGGCAAAATTATTGGCAGTATTTCCCTGCGGCAGGTGGAAACGCCCCGCCGTTGGCAACCCAATGAGGTGGAGTTGGCACTGGCGGTGGCCACGCAAGCGGCGATCGCGGTGCAACAGTCGCGGTTATATCAGCGGGTAGCAGAACTGAATACCTATCTAACGGAATCGGTTCTGCGGCGATTCTTGCCGGCTTCTCTGGTTAAAAAAGCAGCCGTTGGGGAGTTGTCGTTAGATTTGAGTCCAGAACCGCGGTTAGTGACGATTTTATTTAGTGATATTGTCGGTTTCACCCGGCTGGCGGGTCGGCTGAAGTCACGGCGGGTAGCGGCGTTGCTCAACGAATACCTGGAGGCGATGGTGGAGGCCATTTTTGCGAACCGGGGAACGGTGGATAAGTTCTTGGGGGATGGCATTCTGGCGCTGTTTGGCGCACCGGAGGAGTTGCCCGCTGATGAGCAGGTTCGCTGTGCGATCGCGACGGCGCGTCAAATGCAGGTTAAGCTGATTGCCCTCAATGAACGGTGGGTCAGTCAGGGGATTGGTTCGATCCAGTTTCGGTGTGGGATTCACCAGGGCAGCGTGGTTGTTGGGATGTTCGGTAGCGCGGTGCGATCGGACTATACGGCGATCGGGCCAGCGGTGAATATTGCGGCACGGCTTCAGGAGGCAGCCACACCGGGCACAATTTTAGTATCGGCGCGGGTGGCGGGTTATCTTGACTCTAGCGATCTCCTCCAGGGCCATGCGTTGCATCTCAAGGGCGTGGAGCAGCCGTTTCAGGCGTTCACGGTGCGATCGTACAGCCAGGTCTCGGCTCAGGAATCGAGCGTCCGTAGTTAG
- a CDS encoding GNAT family N-acetyltransferase, producing the protein MGAAVTASTIPDVFCDLPTLVTPRLCLRKLTIADVEDVFAYACDPLVSRYTLWPTHRSRLDSERFIEAELAKYEHLQPGTWGIVHQGHNKVIGTCGFGTWHMAHARIEVGYALGRAYWGQGLMPEALQAVIAFCFSTLPLNRIEAFCLVENHASARVMEKVGMCYEGLLRQAICHQGRYCDLKLYAILQADWQQAHANR; encoded by the coding sequence ATGGGGGCTGCGGTCACTGCTTCGACCATTCCAGATGTTTTTTGCGATCTCCCGACGTTAGTGACGCCCCGCTTGTGTTTGCGAAAATTGACGATCGCGGATGTGGAGGATGTGTTTGCCTATGCCTGTGATCCGCTGGTGTCGCGCTACACCCTCTGGCCAACCCATCGATCGCGGCTAGATAGTGAGCGCTTTATCGAGGCTGAGTTGGCCAAGTATGAGCATTTGCAACCAGGGACTTGGGGAATTGTGCATCAGGGCCATAACAAGGTGATTGGCACCTGTGGATTTGGAACGTGGCACATGGCCCATGCTCGGATTGAGGTGGGCTATGCCCTGGGGCGGGCCTACTGGGGCCAAGGGTTGATGCCGGAAGCCTTGCAAGCGGTGATCGCGTTTTGCTTTAGTACACTGCCCCTGAACCGGATTGAAGCATTTTGTTTGGTGGAAAACCACGCCTCGGCCCGGGTGATGGAAAAGGTGGGGATGTGCTATGAGGGCTTACTGCGTCAGGCGATCTGTCACCAGGGACGCTATTGTGATCTCAAGCTCTATGCCATTTTACAGGCTGATTGGCAGCAGGCACACGCTAATCGCTAG
- a CDS encoding NAD-dependent epimerase/dehydratase family protein, producing MNRKRIFITGASGCIGHYLTDRLIQTTDHDLYLLVRTPAKLQFNPQARPGITVLQGDLEHIEQHADLLNTIDLAILAATAWGDPKTTVTTNVDKTLTLLTLLNPDRCERVLYFSTASILGRDNQPLPAAGSLGTDYIRTKYECYQRLAETPIADRITTLFPTLVLGGGPDKPYSHLSSGIAEVVRWIDLIRFFQADASFHYIHAQDIAQVVTYLVDPPADFILPRTVVLGNAAITVNQAIAETCHYCHRRIYFRIPLTLWLANLLITLFRVQMADWDRFCLQYRHFTYQNPVNPATFGLAPYCDTFTKVLVVSGIRPGGNSG from the coding sequence TTGAACCGCAAACGCATTTTTATCACTGGGGCCAGTGGTTGTATTGGCCACTACCTGACCGATCGCCTGATCCAGACCACTGATCACGACCTCTACCTCCTGGTTCGCACCCCTGCCAAACTCCAATTCAACCCTCAGGCCCGTCCCGGCATTACCGTGCTCCAGGGTGACCTCGAACACATCGAGCAACATGCTGACCTGCTCAACACCATTGATCTTGCCATTCTCGCCGCCACTGCCTGGGGCGATCCCAAAACTACGGTCACGACCAACGTGGACAAAACCCTTACCCTCCTTACCCTCCTTAATCCAGACCGATGTGAGCGTGTTCTCTACTTCTCCACTGCCAGTATCCTGGGCCGCGACAACCAACCCCTGCCGGCGGCGGGCTCTCTCGGCACTGACTACATCCGAACCAAATATGAGTGCTACCAACGCCTTGCCGAAACCCCGATCGCCGATCGCATTACCACCCTTTTCCCGACCTTGGTTCTGGGGGGGGGACCCGATAAGCCCTATTCCCATCTCTCCTCTGGTATCGCTGAGGTCGTGCGCTGGATTGATCTGATTCGGTTTTTCCAAGCCGACGCCAGCTTTCACTACATCCACGCCCAGGATATCGCCCAAGTGGTGACCTATTTAGTCGATCCCCCGGCAGACTTTATCCTTCCCCGCACGGTGGTGTTGGGGAATGCCGCCATTACGGTTAACCAGGCGATCGCTGAGACCTGCCATTACTGCCACCGTCGGATCTACTTTCGGATTCCCTTAACCCTCTGGCTGGCCAACTTGCTGATTACGCTCTTCCGGGTCCAAATGGCCGACTGGGATCGCTTTTGCCTCCAGTATCGCCACTTTACTTACCAAAATCCGGTTAACCCAGCAACTTTTGGTCTCGCCCCCTACTGTGACACGTTTACGAAGGTGTTGGTGGTCAGTGGTATCCGGCCAGGGGGCAATTCGGGTTAA
- the grpE gene encoding nucleotide exchange factor GrpE, which translates to MPRVNRRGFFQLGCPDYYAILGIPIQSSPIAIQARGTQLSRSLEAGANQAPPERRPLIEQWLRQALTPALTYLSQDADRRACLAQLWRTAQQSYQRVPEQILVSEAAQHLLQVEDGEVARFYRYFVTQIRKRQYQQFSRIWEFTGQLSELNLAYLWRLIQRQQATTAPSVSKPNSPAVAPEYPLTPFCYRALQTGYANRVQIQQALAQYQQYQSNRPGSSQAAHPSLPLILAAIVGHPLPVTLSRDYEQLQRFEHSLYYGVPWVDPDRLPLSPPACPPHETLARIAQLVTTYCDLETCQQYRCLPLAEVGRGASPPENRQLIVGMVHPDDTAAYQAIAERVSSHAVILQRMGLLAADFEQLWQGVSDLLSAASVPVLSTETLTTQVGRTPTLSGQAETASETQSESSQAAAIPPKRQSSSGLPIEAIIPTILERAIAEQASEIHIEPQANNLRVRFRLQGILKERIPPLAPQLIPTITACCKSMADLEVGTHTLPQQGRFQQTLQGREIDFLVNTVPSRYGEKIVLRVLDPQAIADLETHVGDPSLLWQIRDLISYPTGLLLVSGPRSSGKSTTLFSILAERNQAGLSITTVEDPIAYRLAGITQTEVNPAKNLDFKASIQAALAQQPDVLVVSDIRDAEVAAAVFEASQRCLVLSTLAAEGTVDTIAELMRLAVDPGTLTRSLRGIIHQRLVRLVCPACRIPYQPTRDDVAQYGLGIDDVAQVTFYRAASLTSPFTATEIGAASAHVCSSCQGTGYQGRRALFEILLMTDDIRALLLQNGSLHEVKRLALCQGMIPLWSQALTLAYQGKVALDVLGNIPFDGTMLAYVTSVPSPTTRGTIPQPAPAYAEIIPEGDTYAPQMAPVHETKLAESAPQAAPAVEQAKYRKQGQEEVLLALIEMFEAFEYAKSLTRTSSPGEMAIQRGYQQIFDRLITRLSAFGFEPTAFVGTAFDPHLHEAIAVETTDRFPHRTILEVQQQGYAIGPKVLRLAQVKVAIAPNAE; encoded by the coding sequence ATGCCACGAGTCAACAGGCGGGGATTTTTCCAGCTAGGGTGTCCAGATTACTACGCCATTCTGGGAATCCCGATCCAGTCCAGCCCAATAGCCATTCAGGCGCGGGGTACTCAGTTGAGCCGCTCCCTGGAAGCTGGGGCTAACCAAGCTCCGCCCGAGCGTCGTCCACTCATTGAACAATGGTTACGACAGGCTTTAACCCCAGCCCTAACCTACTTGAGCCAGGATGCCGATCGCCGAGCCTGTCTTGCCCAACTCTGGCGCACTGCCCAGCAGTCCTATCAACGGGTTCCGGAACAAATCCTGGTTAGTGAAGCTGCGCAACACCTGCTCCAGGTGGAGGACGGGGAAGTAGCCAGGTTTTATCGCTATTTTGTGACCCAGATCCGGAAGAGGCAATACCAACAGTTCTCTCGGATTTGGGAATTCACGGGGCAACTCAGTGAACTCAATCTGGCCTATCTATGGCGACTCATCCAACGCCAACAGGCGACAACCGCTCCCTCTGTCTCCAAGCCGAATAGCCCAGCGGTGGCTCCAGAATATCCCCTCACTCCTTTTTGCTATCGAGCACTCCAGACGGGCTATGCAAACCGAGTACAGATTCAACAGGCACTGGCGCAATACCAACAATACCAATCGAATCGCCCAGGGTCTTCCCAGGCGGCTCACCCGTCCCTCCCGCTGATCTTGGCGGCGATCGTGGGGCACCCTTTGCCCGTTACTCTGTCTCGGGATTATGAGCAGTTACAACGCTTTGAGCACAGCCTGTACTATGGGGTGCCCTGGGTAGACCCCGATCGCTTACCCCTCAGCCCACCGGCTTGTCCTCCCCACGAAACCCTGGCCCGCATTGCCCAATTGGTCACGACCTACTGTGATCTGGAAACCTGTCAGCAATACCGTTGCTTGCCACTGGCAGAGGTCGGGCGCGGAGCGTCGCCGCCGGAGAATCGCCAGTTGATCGTGGGGATGGTGCATCCCGATGATACGGCGGCATATCAAGCGATCGCCGAGCGGGTGTCCTCCCATGCCGTTATCCTGCAACGGATGGGGCTTTTGGCAGCCGACTTTGAGCAGTTGTGGCAAGGGGTATCCGATCTCCTGAGTGCGGCGTCGGTCCCCGTCCTATCGACAGAAACCCTCACAACTCAGGTCGGGAGAACGCCTACCCTTAGCGGGCAGGCGGAGACAGCCTCTGAGACGCAGTCCGAAAGTTCTCAGGCGGCTGCCATCCCCCCTAAGCGCCAGTCCTCTTCTGGTTTGCCTATCGAAGCGATCATCCCGACAATTTTAGAGCGGGCGATCGCCGAGCAGGCATCAGAGATCCACATTGAACCTCAGGCGAATAACCTGCGGGTACGGTTCCGCCTTCAGGGCATCCTGAAGGAGCGCATCCCCCCGCTCGCCCCCCAACTGATTCCGACGATTACGGCCTGTTGTAAAAGCATGGCGGACCTGGAAGTGGGTACCCACACCCTGCCCCAGCAGGGGCGCTTCCAGCAAACCTTGCAAGGGCGGGAGATTGATTTTTTAGTCAATACGGTGCCCAGTCGCTATGGCGAGAAGATTGTCTTGCGGGTGCTTGATCCCCAAGCGATCGCTGATTTGGAAACCCATGTGGGGGATCCTTCCCTCCTATGGCAAATCCGGGACCTGATTAGTTACCCCACCGGGTTGCTGCTGGTTTCTGGCCCCCGCAGTTCGGGCAAATCGACGACCTTGTTCAGCATCCTGGCGGAACGGAATCAGGCAGGATTGAGTATTACGACGGTGGAAGATCCGATCGCCTATCGGCTGGCGGGCATTACCCAAACCGAGGTCAACCCGGCCAAGAACCTGGACTTCAAGGCCAGTATCCAGGCAGCCCTTGCCCAACAGCCCGACGTGTTGGTGGTGAGTGATATTCGCGATGCGGAGGTGGCAGCAGCAGTGTTTGAAGCCTCCCAGCGCTGTCTGGTCCTGTCAACCCTAGCGGCGGAGGGGACGGTGGATACGATCGCAGAACTGATGCGCCTGGCAGTTGACCCTGGGACGCTGACGCGATCGCTGCGGGGGATCATCCATCAGCGCCTGGTCCGGCTGGTGTGTCCGGCCTGCCGTATCCCCTACCAACCTACCCGCGATGACGTGGCCCAGTATGGCTTGGGGATAGATGATGTTGCCCAGGTCACCTTTTATCGAGCCGCCTCCCTTACCTCCCCCTTTACCGCCACTGAGATTGGGGCGGCCAGTGCCCATGTGTGTTCCTCCTGCCAGGGGACAGGCTACCAGGGGCGGCGGGCCTTGTTCGAGATCCTATTGATGACGGACGATATCCGGGCACTGCTATTACAGAATGGTTCCCTCCATGAGGTGAAGCGCCTTGCCCTATGCCAGGGAATGATTCCACTTTGGAGCCAAGCCCTCACCCTAGCCTACCAGGGGAAAGTCGCCCTGGATGTTCTGGGGAATATCCCCTTTGATGGCACGATGCTGGCCTATGTTACCTCTGTGCCGTCACCCACTACCCGTGGGACGATTCCCCAACCCGCCCCTGCCTATGCTGAGATCATTCCAGAGGGGGATACTTATGCTCCCCAGATGGCCCCAGTGCACGAAACCAAACTGGCGGAAAGTGCACCCCAGGCGGCTCCCGCGGTGGAGCAGGCCAAATATCGCAAACAGGGTCAGGAGGAGGTGTTATTGGCCCTGATTGAAATGTTTGAAGCGTTTGAATATGCTAAATCGTTGACCCGAACGAGTAGCCCAGGTGAAATGGCCATTCAGCGGGGCTATCAACAGATTTTCGATCGCTTGATTACCCGTCTAAGCGCTTTTGGTTTTGAACCGACCGCCTTTGTGGGGACAGCGTTTGACCCGCATCTGCATGAGGCGATCGCCGTTGAAACGACGGATCGGTTCCCCCATCGCACCATTCTGGAAGTCCAACAACAGGGGTATGCGATCGGTCCCAAAGTATTACGTCTTGCCCAGGTTAAGGTGGCGATCGCGCCTAACGCTGAGTAG
- a CDS encoding agmatinase family protein — protein MPSKSDLIRSFNPNTIALDNGNLLGLPFDYDTADVIVIGVPWEVTVSYRPGTAWGPQRVLAASRQLDIYDFDYPDGWQRGIFMLPIAADIKQQSDDLRTRVEHILECLENGADIEHNSELCDTRDAIEQACLALNQWLFAQTKAAIAAGKWVGILGGDHSVPLGYLQALASHYDNFGILHIDAHADLRVAYEGFQFSHASIMDNVLKLPQVTKLVQVGIRDLCHEEIDRIGQSAGRVVMYADPWLKSKRYHGVTWQALCEQIVEHLPQQVYVSFDIDGLDPKLCPNTGTPVPGGLELEEAFCLFREIVRSGRQMIGFDVCEVGNGEWDANVGARAVYKLCNLIGLPPQPRP, from the coding sequence ATGCCCAGTAAATCCGATCTGATTCGTAGCTTTAATCCTAATACCATTGCCCTCGATAATGGCAACTTGTTGGGGTTGCCGTTTGATTACGATACCGCAGATGTCATTGTGATTGGGGTGCCGTGGGAGGTAACGGTTTCCTATCGTCCGGGTACGGCTTGGGGGCCGCAGCGGGTGCTGGCAGCTTCTCGACAATTGGATATCTACGATTTTGATTATCCCGATGGTTGGCAACGGGGAATTTTTATGCTCCCGATCGCGGCTGACATCAAACAACAGAGTGATGATTTACGGACACGGGTTGAGCACATTCTGGAATGCCTGGAAAACGGGGCAGATATTGAGCATAATTCGGAACTGTGCGATACACGCGATGCGATTGAACAAGCCTGTTTAGCCCTCAATCAATGGCTGTTTGCACAAACTAAAGCAGCGATCGCAGCAGGAAAATGGGTCGGCATCCTTGGTGGGGATCATAGTGTACCCTTGGGGTATCTTCAGGCATTGGCTAGTCATTATGATAACTTCGGGATTTTGCACATTGATGCCCATGCTGATCTGCGTGTCGCCTACGAAGGCTTTCAATTTTCCCATGCCTCAATTATGGATAACGTGTTGAAACTGCCCCAGGTGACGAAGTTAGTGCAAGTCGGGATTCGGGATCTGTGCCATGAGGAAATCGATCGCATTGGGCAGTCCGCAGGTCGGGTAGTGATGTATGCAGATCCCTGGCTGAAATCAAAGCGATATCATGGGGTAACCTGGCAGGCATTGTGTGAACAAATCGTTGAACACCTGCCCCAGCAGGTCTACGTCAGCTTTGATATCGATGGTCTTGATCCCAAACTGTGCCCCAATACCGGTACACCTGTCCCAGGCGGCTTGGAACTGGAAGAAGCGTTCTGTTTGTTTCGTGAAATTGTGCGCAGTGGTCGCCAAATGATTGGGTTTGATGTGTGTGAAGTGGGGAATGGAGAATGGGATGCGAATGTCGGAGCACGGGCAGTTTATAAACTGTGTAACTTAATTGGATTACCCCCCCAGCCACGGCCATGA
- the nfi gene encoding deoxyribonuclease V (cleaves DNA at apurinic or apyrimidinic sites), whose amino-acid sequence MTLLSPNHPWATTLEEAKAIQDQLRSQVIRQDHLGPVNYVAGTDVGFEEDYTITKAAVVVLRFPSLELVESQVVRSPTLFPYIPGFLSFREVPALLRTFEQLKTLPDLILCDGQGIAHPRRFGLACHLGVLLDRPTIGVAKSRLIGTHTEVAPTKGSYTWLYEGEEVVGAVLRSRDQVKPIYVSIGHRITLPTAMDFVWRCITKYRLPETTRWADRLASQTP is encoded by the coding sequence ATGACACTCCTTTCTCCCAATCATCCCTGGGCAACCACCCTAGAGGAAGCAAAAGCCATTCAGGACCAATTACGATCGCAGGTGATTCGCCAGGATCACCTTGGTCCGGTCAACTATGTTGCAGGCACTGATGTGGGGTTTGAAGAGGACTATACAATCACTAAGGCGGCTGTCGTTGTTCTCCGGTTTCCCAGTCTGGAACTTGTCGAAAGTCAGGTGGTGCGATCGCCGACGCTTTTCCCCTATATCCCCGGTTTCCTTTCTTTCCGCGAGGTTCCGGCCCTATTGCGCACCTTTGAACAGTTAAAAACCTTACCAGATCTCATCCTCTGCGACGGTCAAGGGATAGCCCATCCGCGTCGTTTTGGGTTGGCGTGTCATTTAGGGGTGCTGTTGGACCGTCCGACGATCGGGGTGGCTAAATCCCGTCTGATTGGCACCCATACTGAAGTGGCACCGACCAAGGGAAGTTATACCTGGCTCTATGAGGGTGAGGAAGTGGTTGGGGCAGTATTGCGATCGCGCGACCAGGTAAAACCCATCTATGTCTCGATCGGACACAGAATTACCTTACCAACGGCGATGGATTTTGTCTGGCGGTGTATTACTAAATATCGGTTGCCCGAAACGACGCGCTGGGCCGATCGGCTGGCTTCCCAGACACCATAG